From the Musa acuminata AAA Group cultivar baxijiao chromosome BXJ3-7, Cavendish_Baxijiao_AAA, whole genome shotgun sequence genome, one window contains:
- the LOC135642918 gene encoding subtilisin-like protease produces MENFHAPWISFVLLALVPFLSKNPFVAFCHNTPNHETEQPRTYIIQLETPTASLDEESLKIWYKSFLPESNDNSERLLHSYSEVFSGFAAKLTEEEVKNMAKKEGFLRAHPDRVLPLHTTHTADFLGLKVGQGLWQASGLGKGVIIGVLDSGITPNHPSFDDRGVPPPPPPGKWKGSCNLKTGCNNKLIGAKNLVAGDTAKPPIDVYGHGTHTSSTAAGNFVRNASAFGLARGTAAGTAPHAHLAIYKVCNDDGCSESAVVAGFDAAVKDGVDVISMSLGGSPTRFDQDPVSIAAFRASVEKGVFVSCSAGNDGPFKSTLSSVAPWVLTVAATTMDRSLQATVELGDGRKINAESVDQPPNFPEGPVPLFITDTSYDYHNCYTVSEKVKGKVAVCQADDLICTGKAANVKAAGGIGMIVVNLDEEGYTMVDRTCNFPTASVPFNDGNPIITYVNSTSNATATISFRGTVLGVTPAPAIAHFSSRGPARECYSIIKPDISGPGVNILAAWIDRRTANDTFVIQSGTSMAAPHLSGIAALVKSLHPDWSAAAIKSAIMTTSDDKDRQGRFIQDEQRGSASFYAMGAGHVNPSKAVDPGLVYDLDIDDYIAYICGKYGDAGAKAIVRGRSIKCETVKNLTEAQLNYPTITLTPRNITHTVSRTVTNVGPTNSSYKVKVNVPDTVFLTVEPQILNFTQVNERKSFTVSAKWTGRPVNSVEGKLRWISDKHVVRSPIVVTDRQI; encoded by the coding sequence ATGGAGAACTTTCATGCACCATGGATTTCTTTTGTCCTCCTTGCTCTCGTTCCATTCTTATCGAAGAATCCCTTCGTTGCCTTCTGTCACAACACTCCTAACCATGAGACCGAGCAGCCACGGACTTACATCATTCAACTGGAAACGCCAACTGCGAGCTTGGATGAAGAGAGTCTGAAGATATGGTACAAGTCCTTCCTGCCGGAGTCTAACGACAACTCCGAGCGCTTGCTCCACTCCTACAGTGAGGTCTTCAGCGGATTCGCCGCAAAGCTAACGGAGGAGGAGGTGAAGAATATGGCAAAGAAGGAGGGCTTCCTGCGGGCACACCCGGACCGTGTCTTGCCTCTTCACACCACGCATACGGCGGACTTCCTCGGCCTTAAAGTAGGCCAAGGACTATGGCAGGCTTCCGGCCTAGGCAAGGGGGTCATCATCGGAGTCCTCGACTCTGGTATAACGCCCAATCACCCTTCCTTTGATGACCGCggggtgccgccgccgccgccgcctggcAAATGGAAAGGTTCGTGCAACCTCAAGACCGGCTGCAACAACAAGCTCATCGGTGCCAAGAATTTGGTTGCTGGTGATACTGCAAAACCACCCATCGATGTATACGGGCATGGAACCCATACTTCAAGCACCGCAGCTGGGAACTTTGTGCGCAACGCCAGCGCGTTTGGCTTAGCTCGTGGCACTGCAGCCGGGACCGCACCACACGCTCATCTAGCTATCTACAAGGTGTGCAACGACGACGGATGCTCGGAATCAGCTGTAGTGGCCGGGTTCGACGCTGCCGTTAAAGATGGTGTCGACGTGATCTCCATGTCTCTGGGAGGATCTCCCACCCGTTTTGATCAGGATCCCGTCTCCATTGCTGCCTTTCGTGCTTCTGTTGAGAAAGGAGTTTTCGTGAGTTGTTCCGCTGGTAATGACGGGCCATTCAAGTCTACCCTGTCCAGTGTAGCGCCATGGGTTCTTACCGTGGCGGCAACTACCATGGACAGAAGCCTGCAAGCCACCGTGGAGCTGGGTGACGGGCGCAAGATCAACGCGGAATCTGTGGACCAGCCACCAAACTTTCCTGAAGGCCCTGTTCCTTTATTCATAACTGACACAAGTTACGACTACCATAATTGCTATACTGTCAGCGAGAAAGTCAAGGGTAAGGTGGCCGTCTGCCAGGCCGACGACTTGATTTGTACAGGTAAGGCGGCTAATGTTAAGGCTGCAGGCGGCATCGGCATGATTGTCGTCAACCTTGATGAAGAAGGCTACACCATGGTTGACCGCACCTGCAACTTCCCGACGGCATCGGTTCCCTTCAACGACGGCAATCCAATTATAACATATGTGAATTCAACGTCCAATGCGACGGCAACCATTTCCTTCAGAGGCACGGTTCTTGGAGTAACTCCTGCTCCCGCCATCGCTCATTTCTCCTCGAGGGGTCCTGCCCGGGAATGCTATTCCATCATAAAACCTGATATTTCCGGACCTGGTGTCAACATTCTTGCGGCGTGGATCGACCGACGAACAGCTAATGATACCTTTGTAATCCAGTCCGGTACCTCCATGGCAGCCCCTCATCTGAGCGGGATCGCTGCACTCGTAAAAAGTTTGCATCCCGACTGGTCGGCGGCGGCGATCAAATCAGCCATCATGACCACCTCCGACGACAAAGACCGACAGGGGAGGTTCATCCAGGACGAACAGCGTGGGTCGGCCAGCTTCTATGCAATGGGCGCCGGACACGTCAATCCCTCAAAAGCAGTTGATCCCGGTCTCGTCTACGACTTGGACATCGATGACTACATCGCCTACATTTGTGGCAAGTATGGAGACGCTGGTGCCAAGGCCATTGTTCGTGGCAGATCCATTAAATGTGAGACAGTCAAGAACCTCACCGAAGCACAACTCAACTATCCCACCATCACGCTTACCCCAAGGAACATCACCCACACTGTGAGTAGGACAGTCACCAACGTGGGACCCACGAACTCGAGCTACAAGGTGAAGGTGAACGTGCCCGACACCGTGTTTCTCACTGTTGAGCCTCAAATCCTCAATTTCACCCAAGTGAATGAGAGGAAGAGTTTCACAGTCAGCGCCAAGTGGACGGGTCGCCCAGTCAACTCCGTTGAAGGAAAATTGAGATGGATTTCAGATAAGCATGTGGTGAGAAGCCCCATCGTCGTCACCGATCGTCAAATCTGA